Proteins encoded by one window of Lactobacillus paragasseri:
- a CDS encoding transporter substrate-binding domain-containing protein, whose amino-acid sequence MKRKLRIFSLFTVLLSVFLLSACQKNTRNVYQEVKKSNEITWGVKADTRLFGLMSIKTGKIEGFEVDLANALTKEMLGKNAKASFVQTTAKTKIPLLKNGNIDAVLAAMTITPERKKQIDFSNPYFYAGQSLLVKEDSSIRNVQDLNGKIALAVKGTTAVANVKKFAPKAKVLEFDDYGQAFTALKAGQGQAMTTDNGLLAGIATENKGYKLVGGTYTNEPYGIAVNKGQKQMKNAINRALNKLKKDGTYNALVKKWFSGIPGFNIKEAEGEK is encoded by the coding sequence GTGAAAAGAAAGCTACGAATTTTTTCTTTATTTACTGTTTTATTGAGCGTTTTTCTACTATCAGCATGTCAAAAAAATACGCGGAATGTATATCAAGAAGTCAAAAAAAGCAATGAAATTACCTGGGGCGTTAAAGCTGATACCCGTTTATTCGGTTTAATGAGCATTAAAACTGGAAAGATTGAAGGCTTTGAGGTTGATTTAGCCAATGCATTGACCAAAGAAATGCTGGGAAAAAATGCTAAAGCCAGCTTTGTACAAACTACTGCTAAAACCAAAATTCCGCTGTTAAAGAATGGAAATATTGATGCAGTTTTAGCTGCAATGACAATTACACCAGAGCGTAAAAAACAAATTGATTTTAGTAATCCATACTTTTATGCTGGTCAATCTTTGCTAGTTAAGGAAGATTCATCAATTAGAAATGTTCAAGATTTAAATGGGAAAATAGCATTAGCTGTTAAAGGTACAACAGCTGTCGCTAATGTTAAAAAATTTGCTCCCAAAGCAAAGGTATTAGAATTTGACGATTATGGTCAAGCATTTACTGCACTAAAGGCAGGTCAAGGGCAAGCGATGACAACTGATAATGGTTTACTTGCCGGAATTGCTACTGAAAATAAAGGCTATAAGCTTGTTGGTGGTACATACACAAATGAACCATACGGTATTGCCGTGAATAAGGGACAGAAGCAAATGAAGAATGCAATTAATCGTGCTCTAAATAAATTAAAAAAAGATGGGACGTATAATGCCTTAGTAAAGAAGTGGTTTAGCGGTATTCCAGGCTTTAATATTAAAGAGGCTGAAGGTGAAAAATAA
- a CDS encoding MarR family winged helix-turn-helix transcriptional regulator: MELSETEKLNFAIIRGSKAYEEWDRQQGMPAYLTIILYELLLRKRLTQKDLVYLSDLPKQSINKGIHRLLEKDYLKLTIDPDDNRVKYCQLTESGKKYAKEKMTPLFEIENKVAQKMGAQKMKQLVALNEEWSETFWRFLRKKGEK, encoded by the coding sequence ATGGAACTAAGTGAAACAGAAAAATTAAATTTTGCGATTATTCGTGGTAGTAAGGCTTATGAAGAATGGGATAGACAGCAAGGCATGCCTGCTTATTTAACGATTATCTTGTATGAATTACTATTACGCAAAAGATTGACACAAAAGGACTTAGTTTATCTAAGTGACTTACCTAAACAATCAATTAATAAAGGGATTCATCGTTTATTAGAAAAGGATTATTTGAAATTAACAATTGATCCGGATGACAATCGAGTAAAGTATTGTCAGTTGACTGAATCTGGTAAAAAATATGCCAAGGAAAAAATGACACCCTTATTTGAAATAGAAAATAAAGTAGCTCAAAAGATGGGTGCGCAAAAGATGAAACAATTGGTAGCTCTAAATGAAGAATGGAGTGAAACATTTTGGAGATTTTTAAGAAAGAAGGGAGAAAAATAA
- a CDS encoding ABC transporter ATP-binding protein, with protein sequence MSNTKKALKYFAKYLKNYWKGVTVVVVLSLVSTLSQVLGPLFLGNAVQELTKAVSKVASRSHDLSSFYQSLGSMVSVYAAGIVASFIAWMVMSKFTANATNDMRENLFAKFQRMLIRYFDTHQDGKLLSLFNSDLDNIFNALNNAIFEIISQGALLIGTIIMMFIVNPVMAWFTIATTPFILIISLVIMKKARIYLDKQQDKISDLNGYVNEQINGEKVIITNGLQKESVQNFKKYNNDVRSAMFKGQFYSGMLFPLLQGISLLNLAIVIGGGAWLIVSGQVSGAVGLGLIVAFVEYSQTYFQPLTQLTSIYSMTQLALTGARRLATVEEQDEEDTVPNGKVLQGIEKGVKLENVHFGYNADKEILHGVSIDVDKGKSVAVVGPTGSGKTTIMNLINRFYDVNSGKVTFDGVDVRDITLESLRNNVGIVLQDSVLFTGTVEENIKYGKPTASREEVIAAAKEANIHDFIMTLPEGYDTQVSEENSVFSTGQKQLISIARTILTDPEFLILDEATSNVDTVTESKIQKAMDAVIAGRTSFVIAHRLKTILNSDKIVVLKDGNVIEEGNHDELIKKRGFYYGLYTNQMAFE encoded by the coding sequence ATGAGTAATACTAAAAAAGCCTTGAAATATTTTGCTAAGTATCTGAAGAATTACTGGAAAGGAGTTACGGTAGTTGTAGTCCTTTCCTTGGTTTCGACTTTAAGTCAAGTTTTAGGACCGCTTTTCCTGGGAAATGCTGTTCAAGAATTGACTAAAGCTGTCAGCAAAGTAGCTAGTCGCAGTCATGATTTAAGTAGTTTTTATCAGTCTCTTGGCTCAATGGTCAGCGTTTATGCAGCAGGAATTGTTGCTTCGTTCATTGCTTGGATGGTAATGTCTAAATTTACTGCGAACGCTACAAATGACATGAGAGAGAACTTATTTGCCAAGTTTCAGAGGATGCTAATTCGTTATTTCGATACTCATCAAGATGGAAAGTTATTATCTTTGTTTAATTCAGATTTAGATAATATTTTTAACGCCTTAAATAATGCAATTTTTGAAATTATTTCTCAAGGTGCATTATTAATCGGAACAATTATTATGATGTTTATTGTTAATCCAGTGATGGCTTGGTTTACAATAGCTACAACCCCGTTTATTTTGATAATTAGTTTAGTCATTATGAAAAAGGCACGGATTTATTTAGACAAGCAGCAAGATAAAATCAGTGACCTTAACGGATATGTTAATGAACAGATTAATGGTGAAAAAGTTATTATTACTAATGGCTTACAAAAAGAATCTGTTCAAAACTTTAAAAAATATAATAACGATGTTCGTAGCGCTATGTTTAAGGGGCAATTTTATTCTGGAATGCTTTTCCCATTATTACAAGGAATTTCTTTATTGAACTTAGCTATTGTAATTGGTGGAGGTGCATGGCTAATTGTTAGCGGTCAGGTAAGTGGAGCAGTGGGTTTAGGATTAATTGTTGCTTTTGTTGAATATTCGCAAACATATTTCCAGCCTTTAACTCAATTAACTTCTATTTATTCTATGACTCAACTTGCTTTAACCGGTGCAAGAAGATTGGCTACTGTTGAAGAGCAAGATGAAGAAGATACTGTGCCAAATGGCAAAGTTTTACAAGGAATTGAAAAAGGCGTTAAGCTTGAAAATGTGCATTTTGGTTATAACGCTGATAAAGAAATTTTGCATGGTGTTTCAATTGACGTTGATAAGGGGAAATCTGTTGCCGTAGTTGGTCCAACTGGATCAGGGAAAACAACTATTATGAACTTGATTAATCGCTTCTACGATGTTAATAGTGGAAAAGTAACCTTTGATGGCGTTGATGTGCGTGATATTACGCTTGAATCTTTAAGAAATAATGTAGGTATTGTTTTACAAGATTCAGTACTGTTTACTGGAACAGTTGAAGAGAATATTAAGTATGGTAAGCCAACTGCAAGTCGAGAAGAAGTAATTGCAGCAGCAAAAGAAGCGAATATTCATGACTTTATCATGACGCTTCCTGAAGGTTATGATACTCAAGTTTCGGAAGAAAATTCGGTCTTTTCTACTGGCCAGAAACAATTAATTTCGATTGCTAGAACTATTTTGACTGATCCAGAATTTTTGATTTTAGATGAGGCCACTTCTAATGTTGATACAGTTACTGAGTCTAAAATTCAAAAGGCAATGGATGCTGTTATTGCAGGCAGAACGAGCTTTGTTATTGCTCACCGTTTGAAGACAATTCTAAATTCAGATAAAATAGTAGTATTGAAAGACGGAAATGTCATCGAAGAAGGAAACCACGACGAGCTGATTAAGAAGCGTGGATTTTACTACGGACTATATACTAACCAAATGGCATTTGAATAA
- a CDS encoding alpha/beta hydrolase: protein MKKRKIYLASFFVALFLLVLTGCSQKSQEIPTKKVTVSLSNTKTIPTFFFHGWGSSVNAEKHMANAAKKAGATNTIVQADVSKNGTVKLNGTIPKSAKNPIIEVNLEDNQSGKTSYVKDVITAVSNKYHYAKINLVGHSMGNLQIANYINENYNNKKLPQINKVVSIAGHYDGYLGEEAGQKAKIKNKETGQPDIYSDGFKKLLPLRKHYPKQIEVLNIYGNKKDGSNSDGSVSVASAQSYKYLINGRAKSYREVEIKGKNAQHSKLHENKEVDRLLIDFLWK, encoded by the coding sequence ATGAAGAAGAGAAAAATTTATCTTGCTAGTTTTTTTGTTGCTTTATTTTTATTGGTTTTAACGGGATGTAGTCAAAAGTCGCAGGAAATTCCAACAAAAAAGGTTACAGTTTCATTGAGTAATACTAAAACAATTCCTACCTTTTTCTTCCACGGTTGGGGCTCCAGTGTAAATGCCGAAAAGCATATGGCAAATGCGGCTAAAAAGGCCGGTGCGACTAATACCATTGTTCAAGCTGACGTAAGTAAAAATGGTACTGTTAAGTTGAACGGAACTATTCCCAAAAGTGCCAAGAACCCAATTATTGAAGTTAATTTAGAAGATAATCAAAGTGGTAAGACGTCCTATGTGAAAGACGTGATTACTGCCGTTTCAAATAAATATCACTACGCTAAAATCAATTTAGTTGGACATTCGATGGGAAATTTGCAGATTGCTAATTATATTAATGAGAACTACAACAATAAAAAATTACCACAGATTAATAAAGTAGTTTCAATTGCTGGACATTACGATGGCTATTTAGGCGAAGAAGCCGGACAAAAAGCCAAGATCAAGAATAAAGAAACAGGGCAACCAGACATTTACAGTGATGGATTTAAGAAATTGTTGCCTTTGCGTAAACATTATCCAAAGCAGATCGAAGTTTTGAATATTTATGGTAATAAGAAAGATGGCTCGAATTCGGACGGTTCAGTTTCTGTAGCTTCTGCTCAAAGTTATAAATATTTAATTAATGGACGTGCAAAATCATATCGAGAAGTTGAAATAAAAGGAAAGAATGCGCAACACAGTAAATTGCATGAAAATAAAGAGGTTGATCGTCTTCTAATTGACTTTTTATGGAAATAA